In Polycladomyces zharkentensis, the DNA window CACCGTTTTCGACGGCGAAATGATGGTGTACTTCATGAACCGGGCGAAAGAGCTGCTTGAAAACCCGAACCTCTTGATGATGGAGATGAGAGAAGATGGTAGTGGGAGATTTCGCAAACGAAGTCGACGTGCTGGTCATCGGCGGCGGTCCCGGCGGCTACGTGGCCGCCATCCGGGCCGCCCAGCTGGGACGCAAAGTGACGCTGGTCG includes these proteins:
- a CDS encoding FAD-dependent oxidoreductase, with amino-acid sequence MVVGDFANEVDVLVIGGGPGGYVAAIRAAQLGRKVTLV